Below is a window of Myroides profundi DNA.
AAGTTAGCATAATGATTAAAAGGCTTATCTGTTCCATAATACCCTGCTTTAGAAAACACCTCTTTCTCTCCTAACTCCTCTACTGCTACCATCAGAGCTATTACTTTAGAAATACTCTGAATCGTAAACTTCTGTGATACATCCCCTACATTAACAACTTCTCCATTCTGCTTTACTACAGAAAATGCGATAGCGCTGGCATTAACCTTGCTCAGTTCGGGGATATAGTCTGCGACTTTTCCTTCTCCTACATGTATTCTATTTTTCTCTAAAATACGTTCTAACATCTCATTGGTAATTAGATTGGTATTATCACCATTTCTAATTATCTTCTTAGCATAAGCAGTTCCTCCAAAAGAAACTAAACATGCTACAACCCAGCTTAGGATAATGTTACTTACACTATTCTTCTTCATGTTATTAATCTAGTTTATTGAATATTCTTCTTTCTTATTATTTTGCCTGTTTCTGTCTCTACGAACTTAGAAACAAACTGTACTTCACGAGGTTTCTCGTATTTACCAAGCTCCGCATATATATCATCAGGTAAAGTATACTGCTCACTTTCAATAACTAACACTAGTTTATTACCTAAGTAAGTATCTTCTTTACTCGCCACAAAGAAACGATAAGGAATCCTCATTGACAACTTTTCTTCTATTTGCTCTGGAAAAAGTTTTACTCCACCACTATTAATGACATTATCTACCCTGCCTAACCACTTAAATTCCTTATTATTAATAATTTCCACTAAATCATTAGTAATAACTAACTCTGGATTAACAGTCGGTGCTGAGATCACTAAACACCCTCTATCATCTTGACTAACTGTCGCATGAGAAAGCACTGAGAAAGATGCTACACCTACACGTTTAGCAGCTATATGAGTGATTGTTTCGGTCATACCGTAAGTCTCATATACTTTAGTAGTAACTTGTTTTAACTTATCTGCTAAACTCTGGTTCACTTTTGCACCACCTATAATAAGAGTTTTTACCTTTTTTAATTCCTCTATTGAGTTCTCTACCTGCATAGGCACCATTGCTACAAAGTCATATAACTTTGTATTCTGCTCTAATGGTCTTGCAGTAGGTTCTTTAACATCTAAAGACCAACCAATAATTAAAGATCTAATAAACATAAGTTTCCCACCTACAAACTTCGTAGACATGCACAAAAGAGCAGTGCTACTTGTAGTTATTTCAAAAAAAGAAGCAGTCGCTTTAGCCGAACAGATCATAGCTTCTTTCTTTAAATGTATAATCTTAGGAGGTCCTGTAGTACCTGACGTAGTCAAACTTACATAATCATTCGTATTAAACCATTCTATAATAAGCCTTCCTAAATCAACCAAATATTCTTGAGTTCCTAGTTCCCACTCTTTAGCTAGTGCAATCAACTCTTCAATCGTATAAGAGTTACCATTCAATCTAAAGTTGGGATGTATATAATTTAATTCCATAATTTGTTCTTTTATCTTACTCTACCAAATAACTGATGTTTCCAATTCTTCCACTTATACTTTCTAGCAAAGACTAAAATCATTAGAGGTAATACAATGCCGACTTGGATAATGTATTCCCACGGAGAGATAACACTTTCTGAATTAATATTGGTAAAAATAGAGTTTGTCTGAAAAGCCGTCCAATCAGAAGTAACTAATAGTACTCCTATTAAGTTATTCGCAGCATGGAAGCCTAAGGCTAATTCTACACCATCATCCATTAAGGTGATGATTCCAAGAAAGAACCCTGTCCCTATATAATAAATCATAATGGAGAATCCTATCTTCTCTACCTCAGGATTAGCTAAATGCATTAAACCAAATAAAATAGAGGTTGTAAACAAAGCTACTGCTCTACTGCGAGTAGCTAGACCTATTCCTTGCATTAAATAAGAGCGCATAAAGTATTCTTCAAAACTAGTTTGTAAAGGGATTAAAACAATCGCAAACAAGAAGAATACTAAAAAAGGCCACAACTTAAACGAAAAGACATAGTCTTCTGGAGAAGTTATATATCCATAGATAAAGAAAGCTATAATCACAAAACTCCATAAAGAAAAAGCAAATAACACTCTCTTCCAATCTACCTTAGCCCTAGAGGTAGTAAGGCTTAGCAAGCTCTGCTTATGAACTACTAATACCCAGGCTATTAGAAACACAAGCATGAATACTAATGGCCCTATAGTTATCAAAAAATTGATATTTTTACCAAATTTATCAATATTCATTTTTATGATTTCGTTAGTAGATACGGCTGAATATCTTAAAGAAATCCAATTCAGGAACATAATCCCTAAAAAAAATAACGAAAAAGGTAAATAATACCAAAGTTTCTGACTTTTGTTTATTCTCAATAACTGTTCAATAATTCCCATATCTCAAAAAATGTACTATATTTGGTATAAAATTCCTTATTTATGATCACAATTTACCACAATCCGCGTTGTAGCAAATCACGCGAAAGTATTGCTTTCATGGAAGAGCAAGGCGTAGCATACAAAATTATAAAATATTTGGATGCAGACCTTACTGAAAATGATGTAAAGACGATACTAACAAAACTCAATTACAATCCAATTGATTTAGTTCGTACAAAAGATGCATTTTGGAAAGATACTTTTGGAAGTAATACATTGAGCGATGACGAGATAATCGAAGCTATGGTTTTAAACCCAAAGCTTATTGAAAGACCTATTGTAGTTAATGGCCCTAAAGCTGTTATTGCAAGACCTACAGAAAAGATTCATGAAATCCTGTAAGTTTAATTAACAATTTATTAACTATTCAGTTTTTAAACCTTCGCCACAAATTATAGTCTAATAGTTATAAAACTAACGACTATAATGAAAAGATTAAAAACTACAAAAGTTCTCCTAATGCTGTTAACTCTAATGTTTGGGGTAACAGCATTAGCACAGAACTCTAAAAAAAGTACTGTAATAGGTACTGTAGTAGAAGCTGCTACAAATCTTCCTTTAGAATATGCGAGTGTATTCGCACAAAATGAGAACAATGCTAATATTGTCTCAGGAGGTATGACCGACTCAAAAGGGCAATACTCTTTTGAAGTACCTGATGGGTCATACTTAATTCGTATAGAATACTTAGGTTTTAAAACTATTGAACTACGCAAAGTAGCTGTAAATGGAAATACCAATATAGGTATTAAGAAAGTTACAGATGACAATCAAATGCTAGACGAAGTAATGGTCATTGCCGAAAAATCTACTGTGGATATTAAACTTGACAAAAAAGTTTATAATGTAGGTGAAGATATGATTGTAAAAGGAGGTACTGCAGGAGATGTGTTAGACAACGTTCCTTCAGTAACTGTAGATAGCGAAGGTGCTGTTAGTTTACGTGGTAACGAGAATGTAAAAGTACTTATCGATGGAAAACCTACTGGCCTTGCTAATAATATCCAAGAAGCAATGCGTATTCTATCTGCTGAATCAATTGAGAAAGTAGAAGTAATTACTAATCCATCAGCAAGATATGAAGCTGAAGGTGGGGCTGGTATTATTAATATCGTACTTAAAAAAGGTAAATCACAAGGTATCAATGGTAATATCACTGGTACTATAGGAGATCCTCGTAACTATGAGCTTAATAGTAATGTGAATATCCGTGGAGAGAAATATAACTTCTATACTACCTTATCTTATAGAGATACTAAAACAAAAGGATATGGGCGAAACAACAACCAATATCTAGATAGTGATGGTAATCCTATACAATACATCGATGAGTATAAAGACAACAATAGAGAAAGACAAGGCTACAATGGTATGTTTGGTCTTGACTATTATATCACTCCTTCTCTAACTTGGTCTAATAGTGTGAATGTACGTAGAAGTAATGGTACTTCTCCTAACTCTGTTGATTACCAATATTACGATGGTAACCACAACTTAGACTATAATAGATATAGAGAAGAAAGACGTAAGTCAAACTATAACAGTGTAGAATATACAACGTCATTTGAAAAGAAATTCGCTAAAGAAGATCATAAGTTAACAGTAGAAGCTAGTATCTCTAAAGACACTAGTGATGATGATGCTAATATCTCTGATATTAATGATAAGCATAACATAATGACTTACGAAAGAACTCTAAGTGATGATAAATATAAGTCAGGACTAGTAAAAGTAGACTACACATTACCATTAGGAGAAAGTGGAAGCTTTGAAGCTGGTTACTTAGGGACATTTAAGACTACTACTAATAACTTTGGTCTTTATAACTTAACAAATAACCAATGGGTTAATAACTCTAAAGTTTCTAATGTACTAGAATATAAAGAACAGGTTAATGCGTTCTACGCTCAATACGGAAACAAAATAACTGACAAACTTAATTATATGATTGGGTTCCGTTGGGAAAAAAGTAATATTGATGTAAACCAATTAACTAGCAAAGATTACAACAATAAGAAATACGATGACTTTTTCCCTAGTTTATTCTTAAACTATGAATTAGATGAATCTAGTAACGTAAGTATTAGTTATAGTAAACGTATTATGCGTCCTAGAGGGCATTTCTTAAACCCTTTCTCTAATTATACAAGTGACATCAACTTCTTTCAAGGAAACCCTGATTTAAACCCTGCTAAAACAAATGCATTTGATTTAGGATATTTAAAGAGATGGAGTGGCTTTACGCTTAGTGCATCTGCATACTTAAATAAAACTGATGATACGTTCCAATTCGTAAGAAGAGAAGCGGGTACAAATGCGAGTGGCACAACTATTATTGTTAGTTCACCAATTAACTTAGCTACAGAATACAGATATGGATTTGATTTTACCTTAAACTATACTCCATTTAAATGGTGGAAATTAAATGGTAACTTTAACTTCTTTAGAACAGAAACAAAAGGAGACTATAGTTTCACTAAACTAGATGGAACAGTAGAAACTCAAAACTTTGATCAAAACTCTTATGCTTGGTTTACTAGATTATCATCTAAGATATCATTGCCTTATAAAATAGATTGGCAAGTAAATGGAATGTATAGAGCACCTTATGATACGTCACAAGGAAAAGCATTAGGAAACTTATCAGCTAATACTTCTATAAGCAAGGATATCCTAAAAGATAAAGCTACCATTACATTAAACGTGAGTGACATCTTCAATTCTAGAAAAAGAGAATCTGACACATACTTACCAACATCTATTTCACACAGTGAAATGCAGTGGAGAGGTAGACAAGTAAACTTATCATTTACTTATCGTTTTAACCAAACTAAAATGGACAGACAGAAACAACAAAGAAATGCTGGTGGTGGTGAAGAACAAGGAGAAGGAGAAATGATGTAATCAAACAAAGAAACCTTTACTAAACTATTATAAATTTATTATTTGTTAGGGGACTACCATTAGGTAGTCCCTTTTTTTGTTCCCTTATTTTTCGAATCTATCAACCCTCATAAATAGGCATAAAAAAAGAGTCATAATACATATTATGACTCTTTATTTCTTAAACCAAATACTAGATCTGATTTTCTTCTAATTGCTCTCTTTTAGCTTTCTTCTCTTTTATTAGTTCTCTAGCTCCACCTACTGCCCAGTAAGATACGAAACCAACTAAGAACATCATAAGCCAAAATGCCATAGTAACTACAGTCATGGCAACGATGAAACCTAAATACTGTTGAAATTCAAACATGTTTTCTCCGGATTAATTTTTGTATATACGCTGTAAATATACTCACTTTTATTTTTTCTACCTAGTCTACCTTAACTTTTAATCTTTCTTTAGAATGAAACTAAATAATTCTCCTTACCTTTAGGGTACAATCATTCTAAATAAATTAATAATGGAATACAGAATAGAAAAAGACACTATAGGAGAGATAAAAGTTGCTAAAGACAAATATTGGGGAGCACAAACTGAACGCTCTAAAAACAACTTTAAAATAGGTCCTGAAGCATCTATGCCACACGAAATCATAGAAGCTTTTGCTTATCTTAAAAAAGCAGCAGCTTTTACGAATGCTGATTTAAATGTTCTACCTTCAGAAAAAAGAGATCATATCGCTAAAGTATGTGACGAAATACTAGAAGGCAAACTAGACGCTCATTTCCCTTTAGTTATTTGGCAAACAGGTTCTGGTACACAGTCTAACATGAATGTGAATGAAGTAATTGCTAATAGAGCTCAAGTATTAGCTGGTCTTCAAATAGGTGAAGATGAACCAGTGCTTAAAGCAAATGATGATGTAAACAAATCTCAATCCTCTAATGACACCTACCCTACTGCAATGCACATTGCTGCTTATAAAGCTGTCGTAGAATATACTATCCCAGGTGTAACCGCATTGAGAAACACATTAGATAAGAAAGCTAAAGATCTAAAAGATGTAGTAAAAATAGGACGTACACATCTTATGGATGCTACTCCTCTTACACTAGGTCAAGAAATATCAGGTTACGTAGCACAGTTAGATTATGGATTAAAAGCATTAAATCACACTTTACCTCATCTTGCTGAATTAGCTCTAGGAGGTACTGCTGTAGGTACAGGATTAAATACCCCTAAAGGATATGATGTAAAAGTAGCAGAGTATATCGCTAAGTTTACAAAGCTACCTTTTGTAACTGCTCCAAACAAATTTGAAGCTTTAGCGGCCCATGATGCAATTGTGGAAACGCATGGAGCATTAAAACAACTTGCTGTTTCTCTTTATAAAATAGCTAATGATATCAGACTACTAGCTTCTGGACCGCGTTCTGGAATTGGCGAAATCATTATTCCTGCAAATGAACCAGGATCTTCTATCATGCCTGGTAAAGTAAACCCTACACAATGTGAAGCACTTACTATGGTAGCTGCACAGGTGATAGGTAATGATACAACAATATCTTTTGCTGGTACACAAGGCCATTTTGAACTAAATGTGTTCAAACCTGTGATGGCAGCCAACTTCTTACAGTCTGCTAGACTGATAGGAGAAGCTTGTATCTCTTTTGATGAGCATTGTGCACAAGGAATTGAAGCAAACGACAAACGTATTAAAGAATTATTAGATAGCTCATTAATGCTAGTAACGGCTTTAAATACTAAAATTGGTTATTACAAAGCAGCTGAAATAGCGCAAACTGCTCATGCTAATGGTACAACGCTAAAAGAAGAAGCTGTTCGATTAGGATATGTTACACCTGAAGATTTTGACAAATGGGTTGACCCTAAGTTAATGATTGGGAATATCGAAGATTAAAACATACTGAATCTTAAATAGAAAAGCCAATAGCATATGATATGTTATTGGCTTTTTACCTTTTAAACAGTTCTCTTCAGATAACAATTCTTAAATACATACTTTATCTATTTTAGAAGTTAAAATAACTGCGATAATTATCTAAATCTTTATCTCCTCTTCCTGATAAATTGATTACAACAATATCCTCTGGTTTAAATTTGCGTTGTTCTAATACTGCTAAAGCATGAGAACTTTCTATCGCAGGGATAATTCCTTCTACTTTACACAAGGCTAGCCCAGCTGTCATTGCTTCATCATCTTTAATAGCATAAAACTCTGCTCTTCCCAATTCTTTCATATGTGCATACAGTGGCCCAAAACCAGGATAATCTAAACCTGCTGATACTGAATATGCTTCTAGAGGCTCTCCATTTTCATCTTGCATAAACAACGTTTTACTTCCGTGTAACACTCCTTCTTTTCCTACAAAAGAAGTAGCCGCTGTTTTTGGACTATCAGCTCCTTCTCCTCCACCTTCAGCTACAATTAACTTCACTTGTTCATCTTCTAAGAAATGGTAAAAAGCTCCTACTGCATTACTACCTCCACCAACACAAGCTACTATATAATCAGGTTCTTCTCTTCCTTCTTTTGCTAATAGTTGTTTTCTAATTTCTTTAGATATAATAGATTGGAATCTACTCACCATATCAGGATAAGGGTGTGGGCCTACTGCTGATCCTATCAAATAGAATGTATCATCAGGATTCTCTATCCAGTATAGTAAAGCCTCATCTACAGCCTCTTTTAATGTCTTTGCACCAGACTCTGCTGCTCTAACCTCAGCACCTAGCATTTTCATACGTACTACGTTAGGCGCTTGTCTTTCTATATCTAACGCCCCCATATATACGATACACTCCATTCCCATAAGTGCACATACTGTAGCTGTAGCTACTCCATGTTGACCTGCTCCTGTTTCTGCTACTATTTTATTCTTTCCTAAGCGTTTTGCTAATAATATCTGACCGATAGTGTTATTAATCTTATGAGCTCCTGTATGACATAGATCTTCTCTCTTTAAATACACTTTAGTATTATACTTCTCTGATAACCCCTTTGCAAAATATAACGGAGTAGGACGACCTACATAATCTTCTAATAACTGATTCATTTCTTGTTGAAAATCCTCTTGTTCAATAATGGAGATATACTCTCTCTGTAATTGACCAATAATTGGAGCTAATGCTTCAGGGATAAATGCTCCTCCATAATTCCCATAATAACCGTCTTGATTAACTTGATATTTCATTTTATATATTGTTTTAAATTTTACTTTCGATAAGGCACAAAAAAAAGAGGCTTGTCGTTTGACAAGCCTCTTCTAGGTATTATATATTATTTCTCTTAATTCATATATACATAGCAAGGACTGCTCACGACATTCGACGTAAGTTTAGTCCACCACCAAGTATTTGTTAGAATTAAATTCATTTCGTTTTTCTACTTATTGAATTGCAAATGTAAAAACTTATTTTCAATAAACAATAAAAAAAGGATACCATTTTTTAAATGATATCCTTTAAGCTTTTCTTTTCTAAAGAGTTATAATACTACTACAGCATCTTTCTCAGCTGTAATATCAGATACATCGTATCCACTAAAACTTTTTAGATATGTACGTATCGAAGTACCGTATCCATCTTGGAAACCGTTTGCTCCGTTACTATTCAAGAATTTCTTTACAGAACCTGCTCCACCTAAGTGAGCTGCTGCTAAGATTCCTGACTCTGTAATTGCAATTCCTCCGATGCGTTTACCATCAAATTTTTCAATCTCTTTTCTCAAGATCCATTTGTTTTTCGCAACCAAAGCATCAAAAGCTTTCTCTTGCATTAGTGGATCATGTAAAAAATTAGTCGTATCCGTTACTCCTATTGAACGTAATGCCACTTTACCAAACTGGTATTTGCCCATGTAACCATATGAATTTACTATTCTGTACAATCCATAAGATTCGCGTACTGCCAATGCCTGTTTAAAACCGACATAAGTCTTTCCGATAAATGGTATTGCTAATAACTCTCCTGACTCTTCCTTAGCCAAATCGCTGTATGGAAAATCATAAGATAGGGGACCTTCAGGAACTATTTTATACTCCTCTAAAAGCATAGTTTCATACTGTTTAAAACCTGAAACTCCTACCCCTGTTAATAGGACAATACCAATAAAAAAAGAACATTTTTTTCTCATTAAAACTAATTTCTCAAGCCCTGTCACCACTTGAAATTTCTGTTTGCAAAGTTACTTCATTTTTCACATTCTCCTATTTTTTTAATATCACTTTTCAAATTTTAACATCCAAAAACAAAACAAACAACTAAAAACCAATGACTTAAAAAATAAATAATTAACTTTTTCAATCTTGTTTGTTTCATAAATAAATCATAAATTAAAAGAGCTCACATCACTAAAATAGGCTGCTAAACGAAAAAAAAGGTACAATATTGCTCAATATTGTACCTTTTTTATTTTTATTAATTATGGTGCTTTTTATTCTTCCATTTTAGAAGAAAGTTCAAACCATTTCTCTTCTCTATCCTCTAATTCTGCTAGTACTTTCTGAAGTTCATTTGCTTTAGATTCGATCTCATCATCTCCTACTTTTCCATCAGAAAATAATTTCTCTATTTCCACCTTCTTTTGCTCCAAATTAGCAATCTCTCTTTCTATTTTTTGAAACTCTTTTTGCTCTTGAAAAGTCAATCCTTTTTTAACTTGACTTTCCTTCCAGTTTACCTTCTCTTTTGCTGATTCTTCTTTTACTGGTTCTATACTATCTTCATACGTTCTAAAGTCAGAATAGTTACCTGGGAAATCTTCTATTTCTCCCTCTCCTCTAAATACGAATAGATGATCTACAATCTTATCCATAAAGTATCTATCGTGAGAAACTACCACTAAACAACCTGGATAGTCTAATAAGAAGCTTTCTAAGACATTTAAAGTAACGATATCCAAATCATTCGTAGGCTCATCTAGAATCAAGAAATTAGGGTTCTGAATCAATACTGTACATAAATAAAGACGTTTTAGCTCTCCTCCACTTAATTTCTCTACGAAGTCATGTTGTTTCTTTCTATCAAACAAGAAACGCTCTAGAAGCTGTCCTGCTGATATAGATCTACCTTTCGCCAATGGAATATACTCACCGAACTCTTTAATCACATCGATTACCTTTTGTTCTGGTTTTATATTAATCCCTCCTTGTGTATAATATCCTATTTTTATAGTTTCTCCTACTACTACTTTACCAGCATCTGGTAGTATACCTTGAGTAAGGATATTTAAGAAAGTAGACTTTCCACTACCATTCTTTCCGATAATACCAATACGCTCACCTTTATTGAAATTATAACTAAAGTCATTTAAGATGACCTTATCCTTAAATTTCTTATGTAGTTTATGAAGCTCCACGATCTTACTACCGATACGCTCCATATTAATCTCTAACTCTACTTGATGTTCGCGTCTTCTACTATGTGCTTTTTCTTTAATCACATAGAAGTCATCAATACGAGACTTAGACTTAGTCGTACGTGCCTTAGGCTGTCTTCTCATCCAAGACAACTCTTTTACAAACAAGTTCTGCGCCTTGTCTATACTTGCATTCTCTATCGCTAGACGTTCCTCTTTTTTCTCTAAATAATAAGAGTAGTTTCCTTTATACTGATAGATCTTACCATTATCTAGTTCAATAATTTCATTACAAACCCTTTCTAAAAAGAAACGGTCGTGCGTCACCATAAACAACGTAATATTTTCCTTAGCGAAGTAATTCTCTAACCATTCGATCATCTCTAGATCTAAGTGGTTAGTAGGCTCATCTAGGATTAACAAATCTGGTCTATTAATTAAGATAATAGCCAATGCTAACCTTTTGCGTTGTCCTCCTGATAATGTTTTTACTTTTATCTTCAGATCTTCTAACTTCA
It encodes the following:
- a CDS encoding AMP-binding protein yields the protein MELNYIHPNFRLNGNSYTIEELIALAKEWELGTQEYLVDLGRLIIEWFNTNDYVSLTTSGTTGPPKIIHLKKEAMICSAKATASFFEITTSSTALLCMSTKFVGGKLMFIRSLIIGWSLDVKEPTARPLEQNTKLYDFVAMVPMQVENSIEELKKVKTLIIGGAKVNQSLADKLKQVTTKVYETYGMTETITHIAAKRVGVASFSVLSHATVSQDDRGCLVISAPTVNPELVITNDLVEIINNKEFKWLGRVDNVINSGGVKLFPEQIEEKLSMRIPYRFFVASKEDTYLGNKLVLVIESEQYTLPDDIYAELGKYEKPREVQFVSKFVETETGKIIRKKNIQ
- a CDS encoding CPBP family intramembrane glutamic endopeptidase, which encodes MGIIEQLLRINKSQKLWYYLPFSLFFLGIMFLNWISLRYSAVSTNEIIKMNIDKFGKNINFLITIGPLVFMLVFLIAWVLVVHKQSLLSLTTSRAKVDWKRVLFAFSLWSFVIIAFFIYGYITSPEDYVFSFKLWPFLVFFLFAIVLIPLQTSFEEYFMRSYLMQGIGLATRSRAVALFTTSILFGLMHLANPEVEKIGFSIMIYYIGTGFFLGIITLMDDGVELALGFHAANNLIGVLLVTSDWTAFQTNSIFTNINSESVISPWEYIIQVGIVLPLMILVFARKYKWKNWKHQLFGRVR
- the arsC gene encoding arsenate reductase (glutaredoxin) (This arsenate reductase requires both glutathione and glutaredoxin to convert arsenate to arsenite, after which the efflux transporter formed by ArsA and ArsB can extrude the arsenite from the cell, providing resistance.), yielding MITIYHNPRCSKSRESIAFMEEQGVAYKIIKYLDADLTENDVKTILTKLNYNPIDLVRTKDAFWKDTFGSNTLSDDEIIEAMVLNPKLIERPIVVNGPKAVIARPTEKIHEIL
- a CDS encoding TonB-dependent receptor domain-containing protein; this encodes MKRLKTTKVLLMLLTLMFGVTALAQNSKKSTVIGTVVEAATNLPLEYASVFAQNENNANIVSGGMTDSKGQYSFEVPDGSYLIRIEYLGFKTIELRKVAVNGNTNIGIKKVTDDNQMLDEVMVIAEKSTVDIKLDKKVYNVGEDMIVKGGTAGDVLDNVPSVTVDSEGAVSLRGNENVKVLIDGKPTGLANNIQEAMRILSAESIEKVEVITNPSARYEAEGGAGIINIVLKKGKSQGINGNITGTIGDPRNYELNSNVNIRGEKYNFYTTLSYRDTKTKGYGRNNNQYLDSDGNPIQYIDEYKDNNRERQGYNGMFGLDYYITPSLTWSNSVNVRRSNGTSPNSVDYQYYDGNHNLDYNRYREERRKSNYNSVEYTTSFEKKFAKEDHKLTVEASISKDTSDDDANISDINDKHNIMTYERTLSDDKYKSGLVKVDYTLPLGESGSFEAGYLGTFKTTTNNFGLYNLTNNQWVNNSKVSNVLEYKEQVNAFYAQYGNKITDKLNYMIGFRWEKSNIDVNQLTSKDYNNKKYDDFFPSLFLNYELDESSNVSISYSKRIMRPRGHFLNPFSNYTSDINFFQGNPDLNPAKTNAFDLGYLKRWSGFTLSASAYLNKTDDTFQFVRREAGTNASGTTIIVSSPINLATEYRYGFDFTLNYTPFKWWKLNGNFNFFRTETKGDYSFTKLDGTVETQNFDQNSYAWFTRLSSKISLPYKIDWQVNGMYRAPYDTSQGKALGNLSANTSISKDILKDKATITLNVSDIFNSRKRESDTYLPTSISHSEMQWRGRQVNLSFTYRFNQTKMDRQKQQRNAGGGEEQGEGEMM
- the fumC gene encoding class II fumarate hydratase, with protein sequence MEYRIEKDTIGEIKVAKDKYWGAQTERSKNNFKIGPEASMPHEIIEAFAYLKKAAAFTNADLNVLPSEKRDHIAKVCDEILEGKLDAHFPLVIWQTGSGTQSNMNVNEVIANRAQVLAGLQIGEDEPVLKANDDVNKSQSSNDTYPTAMHIAAYKAVVEYTIPGVTALRNTLDKKAKDLKDVVKIGRTHLMDATPLTLGQEISGYVAQLDYGLKALNHTLPHLAELALGGTAVGTGLNTPKGYDVKVAEYIAKFTKLPFVTAPNKFEALAAHDAIVETHGALKQLAVSLYKIANDIRLLASGPRSGIGEIIIPANEPGSSIMPGKVNPTQCEALTMVAAQVIGNDTTISFAGTQGHFELNVFKPVMAANFLQSARLIGEACISFDEHCAQGIEANDKRIKELLDSSLMLVTALNTKIGYYKAAEIAQTAHANGTTLKEEAVRLGYVTPEDFDKWVDPKLMIGNIED
- the trpB gene encoding tryptophan synthase subunit beta is translated as MKYQVNQDGYYGNYGGAFIPEALAPIIGQLQREYISIIEQEDFQQEMNQLLEDYVGRPTPLYFAKGLSEKYNTKVYLKREDLCHTGAHKINNTIGQILLAKRLGKNKIVAETGAGQHGVATATVCALMGMECIVYMGALDIERQAPNVVRMKMLGAEVRAAESGAKTLKEAVDEALLYWIENPDDTFYLIGSAVGPHPYPDMVSRFQSIISKEIRKQLLAKEGREEPDYIVACVGGGSNAVGAFYHFLEDEQVKLIVAEGGGEGADSPKTAATSFVGKEGVLHGSKTLFMQDENGEPLEAYSVSAGLDYPGFGPLYAHMKELGRAEFYAIKDDEAMTAGLALCKVEGIIPAIESSHALAVLEQRKFKPEDIVVINLSGRGDKDLDNYRSYFNF
- a CDS encoding peptidoglycan-binding protein LysM, coding for MRKKCSFFIGIVLLTGVGVSGFKQYETMLLEEYKIVPEGPLSYDFPYSDLAKEESGELLAIPFIGKTYVGFKQALAVRESYGLYRIVNSYGYMGKYQFGKVALRSIGVTDTTNFLHDPLMQEKAFDALVAKNKWILRKEIEKFDGKRIGGIAITESGILAAAHLGGAGSVKKFLNSNGANGFQDGYGTSIRTYLKSFSGYDVSDITAEKDAVVVL
- the abc-f gene encoding ribosomal protection-like ABC-F family protein — translated: MNYLSVENIAKSFGARTLFEDVSFGINKDQKIAFVAKNGTGKTTILKILTGEDFPDAGQVVMRKGIRMAFLPQEPALQDELTIEESIFASDNDTLKIIEEYEKALENPEDADAYQKAFEKMDAHNAWDFETQYKQILFKLKLEDLKIKVKTLSGGQRKRLALAIILINRPDLLILDEPTNHLDLEMIEWLENYFAKENITLFMVTHDRFFLERVCNEIIELDNGKIYQYKGNYSYYLEKKEERLAIENASIDKAQNLFVKELSWMRRQPKARTTKSKSRIDDFYVIKEKAHSRRREHQVELEINMERIGSKIVELHKLHKKFKDKVILNDFSYNFNKGERIGIIGKNGSGKSTFLNILTQGILPDAGKVVVGETIKIGYYTQGGINIKPEQKVIDVIKEFGEYIPLAKGRSISAGQLLERFLFDRKKQHDFVEKLSGGELKRLYLCTVLIQNPNFLILDEPTNDLDIVTLNVLESFLLDYPGCLVVVSHDRYFMDKIVDHLFVFRGEGEIEDFPGNYSDFRTYEDSIEPVKEESAKEKVNWKESQVKKGLTFQEQKEFQKIEREIANLEQKKVEIEKLFSDGKVGDDEIESKANELQKVLAELEDREEKWFELSSKMEE